The following proteins come from a genomic window of Lachnoclostridium phytofermentans ISDg:
- the rplS gene encoding 50S ribosomal protein L19, protein MNKIIKSIEDAQLKSEVSKFHVGDTVKVYAKVKEGNRERTQVFEGVVLKRQNGGARETFTVRKQSNGVGVEKTWPVHSPIVEKVEVVRLGKVRRAKLTYLRDRVGKKAKVKELVR, encoded by the coding sequence ATGAATAAAATTATTAAGAGCATCGAAGATGCACAGTTAAAGTCAGAAGTTTCTAAGTTCCACGTAGGAGATACTGTAAAGGTATACGCTAAGGTAAAAGAGGGTAATCGTGAGAGAACTCAGGTATTTGAAGGCGTTGTATTAAAGAGACAAAACGGTGGAGCAAGAGAGACTTTCACAGTTAGAAAGCAGTCTAACGGTGTTGGTGTTGAAAAGACTTGGCCAGTACATTCTCCAATTGTAGAGAAAGTAGAAGTTGTAAGACTTGGTAAAGTTAGAAGAGCTAAGTTAACATACTTACGTGATAGAGTTGGTAAGAAGGCTAAAGTAAAAGAATTAGTAAGATAA
- a CDS encoding YraN family protein — translation MNKKVEGLTKETEAANYLSEQGYQILARNYRCRLGEIDIVARENGYLVFVEVKYRTNVEKGFPEEAITIQKQRRITNTAKYYLLVNRLPESTPCRFDVVVMLKEEIRLIKNAFDAYGS, via the coding sequence GTGAATAAAAAGGTTGAGGGGCTTACGAAAGAAACTGAAGCGGCAAATTATCTATCAGAACAGGGATATCAAATTCTTGCAAGAAATTATCGTTGCCGTCTTGGAGAAATTGATATTGTTGCTAGGGAAAATGGGTATTTGGTATTTGTTGAAGTGAAGTATCGAACGAATGTGGAAAAGGGGTTTCCAGAAGAAGCGATTACGATTCAAAAGCAGAGGCGAATAACGAATACAGCGAAGTATTATCTTCTGGTAAATCGGTTACCAGAAAGTACGCCGTGTCGGTTTGATGTTGTTGTGATGTTAAAGGAAGAGATACGATTAATAAAAAATGCTTTTGATGCATATGGATCTTAA
- the ylxM gene encoding YlxM family DNA-binding protein, with product MVLENSKREDDRLQEVVTLSMLFDFYGELLGDHKKQVFSDYILNDYSLSEIADDTGLSRQGVHDIIKRCTRKLKEYEEKLRLVEKFNSTKQKVNQIKRISEEIKQTKDLSKINIVEQLSDDILNDL from the coding sequence ATGGTTTTGGAAAACTCCAAGAGGGAAGATGACCGTTTACAAGAAGTTGTCACCTTGTCCATGTTATTTGACTTCTACGGTGAACTACTCGGGGATCATAAGAAACAGGTTTTTTCAGATTATATACTAAACGATTATTCGTTAAGTGAAATAGCAGATGATACCGGACTTAGCAGACAAGGTGTACACGATATCATCAAGCGATGTACGAGAAAATTAAAAGAATATGAAGAAAAGCTGAGGCTAGTAGAAAAATTCAATTCTACGAAGCAGAAAGTAAACCAAATAAAACGAATTTCAGAAGAGATAAAGCAGACAAAAGATTTAAGTAAGATTAACATAGTAGAACAGCTGTCTGATGATATTCTCAATGATTTATAA
- a CDS encoding EscU/YscU/HrcU family type III secretion system export apparatus switch protein yields the protein MEKDKKTAVAISYDPKDPAPRIIASGKNILADKIIEKALEEDIPIHKDVPLANTLSKLELGDCIPPELYGIVSQVLLFVDRMDLIKGRVMGEIPGE from the coding sequence ATGGAGAAGGATAAGAAAACAGCAGTTGCAATTTCTTATGATCCTAAGGATCCTGCACCAAGGATTATTGCATCGGGAAAGAATATCTTAGCAGATAAAATTATAGAAAAAGCTCTTGAGGAAGATATCCCGATTCATAAGGATGTGCCACTTGCAAATACTTTATCGAAATTAGAGTTAGGAGATTGTATTCCTCCAGAACTCTACGGAATTGTTTCTCAAGTACTATTATTTGTTGACCGAATGGATTTAATTAAAGGAAGGGTAATGGGGGAAATACCTGGTGAATAA
- a CDS encoding VOC family protein, translating to MRLGEVSLLTNHVVRMSEFYKALLEVENNSDDAVHQTILGEETVLTIYDDGSAKNNNNQNICIAFTVEDIEKEYEKVKKLGAKIKEEPTIRPWGTRNMSFYDPDGNVVYLREYLKIHTN from the coding sequence ATGAGACTTGGAGAAGTTTCACTATTAACGAATCATGTGGTTCGTATGTCGGAGTTTTACAAAGCATTACTCGAGGTTGAGAATAATAGTGACGATGCTGTACATCAGACAATCCTCGGAGAGGAAACGGTGTTAACAATCTATGATGATGGAAGTGCGAAAAATAACAATAATCAAAACATCTGTATTGCTTTTACAGTAGAAGATATAGAAAAGGAATATGAAAAGGTAAAAAAGCTAGGAGCAAAAATCAAAGAAGAACCTACCATAAGGCCTTGGGGGACTCGTAATATGAGTTTCTATGATCCAGATGGAAATGTTGTTTATTTACGAGAGTATTTAAAGATTCATACAAATTAG
- the rpsP gene encoding 30S ribosomal protein S16 gives MAVKIRLKRMGQKKAPFYRVIVADSRSPRDGKFIAEIGTYDPTQEPSAFNVDEEAAKKWLADGAQPTETINRLFKKAGIVK, from the coding sequence ATGGCAGTAAAGATCAGATTAAAGAGAATGGGTCAGAAAAAGGCTCCTTTCTATAGAGTAATCGTTGCTGATTCCAGATCTCCAAGAGATGGTAAGTTCATCGCAGAAATCGGAACTTACGATCCTACACAGGAGCCTAGCGCTTTTAATGTAGATGAGGAAGCAGCTAAGAAGTGGTTAGCGGATGGTGCTCAACCAACTGAGACTATCAACAGACTTTTCAAGAAAGCCGGTATCGTGAAATAA
- the ffh gene encoding signal recognition particle protein → MAFESLSEKLQNVFKNLRGKGKLSEADVKLALREVKMALLEADVNFKVVKNFVNSVQERAIGQEVMTSLTPGQMVVKIVNEEMVKLMGDETTELTLKPGSEITVIMMCGLQGAGKTTTIAKLAGKFKAKGKKPLLVACDIYRPAAVDQLQINGEKQGVPVFAMGTNHKPVNIAKAAMEHAAKNGNNIVIIDTAGRLHIDEDMMDELIEIKENIHIDHVILTVDAMTGQDAVNVAETFNEKIGITGVILTKLDGDTRGGAALSIRAVTGKPILYIGMGEKLSDLEQFYPDRMASRILGMGDVLTLIDKVQAEIDEDKAKELERKIKKAEFDFNDYLDQMQQMKKMGGIQKLVEMLPGGMGGMGSKANMKDIDWDEGENALKGIEAIIYSMTKEERRNPDLLNPSRKKRIADGAGVDISEVNRVVKQFGETRKMMKQFSGMLGGKNKKKFRMPFGL, encoded by the coding sequence ATGGCATTTGAAAGCTTATCAGAAAAATTGCAAAATGTGTTTAAAAACCTCCGTGGCAAAGGAAAGCTTTCTGAGGCGGACGTTAAGCTAGCATTACGGGAAGTTAAGATGGCACTTTTAGAAGCGGATGTTAACTTTAAGGTTGTTAAAAACTTTGTAAATTCAGTACAGGAAAGAGCGATTGGTCAAGAAGTTATGACTAGTTTAACTCCTGGCCAGATGGTTGTAAAAATCGTAAATGAAGAGATGGTCAAACTCATGGGAGATGAGACCACCGAACTTACCTTAAAACCTGGTAGCGAAATCACAGTTATTATGATGTGTGGTCTTCAGGGTGCTGGTAAAACGACGACGATTGCAAAACTTGCCGGTAAATTTAAAGCAAAAGGCAAGAAACCATTATTAGTAGCATGTGATATTTATCGTCCTGCTGCGGTAGATCAGTTACAGATTAACGGTGAAAAACAAGGTGTTCCTGTATTCGCTATGGGAACGAATCATAAACCTGTGAACATTGCAAAAGCGGCAATGGAGCATGCGGCAAAGAATGGCAATAATATCGTAATTATCGATACTGCCGGTCGTCTTCACATTGATGAAGATATGATGGACGAGTTGATTGAGATAAAAGAAAATATTCATATCGATCACGTAATCCTCACAGTTGACGCAATGACAGGTCAGGATGCTGTAAATGTAGCGGAAACTTTTAATGAGAAAATTGGTATAACCGGAGTAATTCTTACAAAGCTCGATGGTGACACCCGTGGTGGTGCTGCTTTATCCATTCGTGCAGTAACCGGAAAACCTATTCTATACATTGGTATGGGAGAGAAGCTCTCTGATTTGGAACAGTTTTATCCAGATCGTATGGCGAGCAGAATCCTTGGTATGGGTGATGTGCTTACCCTGATTGATAAAGTTCAAGCAGAAATTGATGAAGACAAGGCAAAAGAGCTGGAACGAAAAATCAAAAAAGCAGAATTTGATTTCAACGATTATCTAGACCAGATGCAACAGATGAAGAAGATGGGTGGAATTCAGAAATTGGTTGAGATGTTACCAGGCGGTATGGGTGGCATGGGAAGCAAAGCCAATATGAAAGACATTGACTGGGATGAAGGAGAAAATGCTCTAAAGGGCATCGAAGCCATCATTTACTCCATGACAAAGGAAGAACGTCGTAATCCAGACCTTCTTAATCCATCCCGTAAGAAACGTATTGCTGATGGAGCTGGCGTTGATATTAGTGAGGTAAACCGTGTAGTGAAACAATTCGGTGAAACTCGTAAGATGATGAAACAGTTTTCTGGTATGCTTGGAGGAAAGAACAAGAAGAAATTCCGCATGCCATTTGGACTGTAA
- a CDS encoding KH domain-containing protein: MKELVQVIAMSLVDHPEEVVVTETETDKSIIVELKVAPEDMGKVIGKQGRIAKSIRTVVKAAATKDDKKVVVEILQ, from the coding sequence ATGAAGGAATTAGTTCAGGTAATTGCTATGTCACTCGTTGATCATCCGGAAGAAGTTGTTGTCACAGAAACTGAAACAGACAAGTCAATCATTGTTGAACTTAAGGTTGCACCGGAGGATATGGGGAAAGTAATCGGCAAGCAAGGCCGTATTGCCAAGTCTATACGTACCGTAGTAAAAGCTGCCGCAACAAAGGATGACAAAAAAGTCGTGGTAGAGATACTGCAGTAA
- a CDS encoding ribonuclease HII — MNIKISEITKELELVGEGGFFGVKDKYGTDEREGVKKLLFKYENRYEKLNAERARVRFLQEYELSYPDYRYICGIDEVGRGPLAGPVIACAVILPKDCEILYINDSKQLSEKKREALYDEIMEKAISVGIGSASHARIEEINILQATYEAMRGAINKLGVVPELLLNDAVTIPKVVIPQVPIIKGDAKSISIAAASIVAKVTRDRLMVEYDTVFPGYGFASNKGYGSADHIKALKELGPSPIHRASFIKNLTSC, encoded by the coding sequence ATGAATATCAAAATTTCAGAAATTACAAAAGAACTCGAGCTTGTTGGTGAGGGTGGATTTTTCGGAGTGAAAGATAAATATGGTACCGATGAGCGGGAGGGTGTAAAAAAACTTCTATTTAAGTATGAAAATCGTTATGAGAAGTTAAATGCAGAACGAGCAAGAGTTAGGTTCCTTCAAGAATATGAACTCAGCTATCCAGATTATCGTTATATTTGTGGAATTGATGAAGTTGGAAGGGGACCTCTTGCAGGACCTGTGATTGCTTGCGCCGTTATTTTACCAAAAGATTGCGAAATCTTATATATCAATGATTCGAAACAATTAAGTGAAAAGAAGCGAGAGGCACTCTATGATGAAATTATGGAGAAGGCCATTTCCGTTGGTATTGGAAGTGCATCTCATGCTCGTATTGAAGAAATAAACATATTACAAGCCACTTATGAAGCAATGCGAGGAGCTATTAATAAGTTAGGAGTAGTCCCAGAGTTATTGTTAAATGATGCAGTGACGATTCCAAAGGTTGTAATTCCACAAGTCCCAATTATCAAAGGGGATGCAAAAAGTATATCCATCGCTGCGGCAAGTATTGTTGCAAAGGTCACAAGGGATCGTCTGATGGTGGAATATGATACGGTATTTCCGGGATATGGATTTGCTTCAAATAAGGGATACGGTTCTGCGGATCATATTAAAGCACTAAAAGAACTAGGACCATCACCGATTCATAGAGCGTCATTTATCAAAAATTTAACCTCCTGCTGA
- a CDS encoding MATE family efflux transporter, whose translation MKQLDLKKDSTRKLFFRYLLPSISATLVTSIYILADSIMIGKGVGPEGIAALNIVLPLFTLFFGTGLLFGVGGSVLMSIANGSNDSLLGKQYFTTSVLSVTFISIFLLIIMQLGFKPILYFLGATDVTFTLASEYGRTLVAGAPVFMFSALLQAFIRNDKDPNLSMIGVITGGVTNIILDYIFIYIFHWGMFGGAIATVIGSSITCLILIVHFFKKTNQLKLVKNGFSMKRFSKVVTSGLASFLIEISNGIVTFLFNIQLVKYIGDIGITVYSIIANSSFIVMSLANGVAQASQPILAINFGAGERKRVDEVKHLGFITTTIIGSIIVALGALFPGVITGLFVHATDEILSLAIPAIRMYILAFLFMNLNIFISGYFQAVMKPQYAMGVNLLRGLILGSAFVLILPLFIGANGIWISMPIVETISFAVALALNYKMKKVI comes from the coding sequence ATGAAACAATTAGATTTAAAGAAGGATTCAACGAGAAAGTTATTTTTCCGCTATTTATTACCATCAATAAGTGCGACATTAGTTACTTCAATTTATATTCTCGCTGATTCTATTATGATAGGTAAAGGAGTAGGTCCAGAAGGAATCGCTGCTCTAAATATCGTGTTACCACTTTTTACGCTATTTTTTGGTACCGGTTTATTATTTGGAGTTGGCGGTTCGGTTTTAATGTCAATTGCAAATGGAAGTAACGATTCGTTACTTGGAAAGCAGTATTTTACGACCTCGGTATTATCGGTAACTTTTATATCCATATTTCTATTGATTATCATGCAACTTGGGTTTAAACCGATCTTATATTTCTTAGGAGCTACCGATGTAACATTTACACTCGCTAGTGAGTATGGAAGAACATTAGTGGCGGGTGCTCCTGTTTTTATGTTTTCTGCTTTGCTTCAAGCTTTTATACGAAATGATAAAGACCCTAATTTATCGATGATTGGTGTAATTACAGGTGGTGTTACTAATATCATCTTAGACTATATCTTTATCTATATATTTCACTGGGGAATGTTCGGCGGAGCAATCGCTACAGTAATCGGAAGTTCGATTACTTGCTTGATCTTGATAGTTCATTTTTTTAAGAAAACAAATCAGTTAAAGCTAGTAAAGAATGGATTTTCGATGAAACGATTTTCTAAAGTAGTAACCAGTGGACTAGCCAGCTTTTTAATTGAAATCTCGAATGGTATTGTTACATTCCTCTTTAATATTCAACTTGTAAAATACATTGGAGACATCGGTATCACTGTTTATAGTATTATTGCAAACAGTTCTTTTATTGTGATGTCCTTAGCAAATGGTGTTGCGCAGGCATCACAGCCTATACTTGCAATTAACTTTGGAGCAGGGGAAAGAAAGCGTGTAGATGAAGTTAAGCACTTAGGGTTTATTACAACTACAATAATTGGATCAATTATCGTTGCGCTAGGTGCCTTATTCCCAGGAGTTATTACAGGATTGTTTGTACATGCAACAGATGAAATATTGTCATTAGCAATTCCTGCCATTAGAATGTATATTTTAGCATTCTTATTTATGAACCTGAATATTTTTATAAGCGGTTATTTCCAAGCAGTAATGAAGCCACAATACGCAATGGGGGTCAATCTTTTACGAGGTTTAATATTAGGCAGTGCATTTGTATTAATCTTGCCATTGTTTATAGGAGCAAATGGTATCTGGATTTCGATGCCTATTGTAGAAACAATTTCATTTGCAGTTGCTTTGGCTTTAAATTATAAAATGAAAAAAGTAATATAA
- the pgeF gene encoding peptidoglycan editing factor PgeF, with protein sequence MSEIKLTEHAVLKNIGNVPYVSFPILEQFPYVRHGFSTRLGGVSSGIFESMNLGFRRGDYEDLVMENYERICHSIGIEVDNLVFSDQVHKANVRVAKASDRGKGIKKKRNYKEIDGHITNESDVSLLTFSADCVPLYFLDPVNKAIGLTHSGWRGTVSKIGKVTVEQMNKEYGSKPEDILVVIGPCICKDCYEVSEDVAEEFMAHFTKEQWENFLFPHAKKSKEGQKYQLDLWEANYQLLRDAGVTSEHIIKSGLCTMCRQDLFFSHRGSKGQRGSLAGFMSLSLPDALEDKE encoded by the coding sequence ATGAGTGAAATAAAATTAACAGAACATGCAGTGCTGAAAAACATAGGAAACGTTCCTTACGTTTCCTTTCCTATATTAGAGCAGTTCCCATATGTAAGACATGGTTTTTCTACAAGGCTTGGTGGAGTTAGTAGTGGGATTTTTGAATCTATGAACCTTGGCTTTCGAAGAGGAGACTATGAAGATCTTGTCATGGAAAACTATGAGCGTATATGCCATAGTATCGGGATAGAGGTTGATAACTTAGTATTTTCAGATCAAGTGCATAAGGCAAATGTTAGGGTAGCTAAAGCATCAGATCGAGGTAAGGGAATTAAGAAAAAACGTAATTACAAGGAAATAGATGGCCACATTACAAACGAATCGGATGTTTCCTTATTGACATTTAGCGCAGATTGTGTACCTTTATATTTCTTAGACCCAGTGAACAAGGCAATCGGTTTAACCCATTCCGGATGGAGAGGTACCGTAAGTAAGATTGGAAAAGTTACTGTAGAGCAGATGAATAAAGAATATGGAAGCAAGCCAGAAGATATTCTTGTTGTCATTGGGCCATGTATCTGTAAAGACTGCTATGAAGTAAGTGAAGATGTAGCAGAAGAATTTATGGCTCATTTTACAAAGGAACAATGGGAAAACTTTTTATTTCCACATGCTAAGAAATCGAAGGAAGGTCAGAAATATCAACTCGATTTATGGGAAGCGAATTATCAGTTATTACGTGACGCTGGTGTGACATCCGAACATATTATAAAGTCGGGATTATGTACCATGTGCCGACAAGATCTATTTTTCTCACATCGTGGAAGTAAAGGACAAAGAGGTAGCTTAGCAGGATTTATGTCATTATCCCTACCGGACGCTCTCGAGGACAAAGAATAA
- the rimM gene encoding ribosome maturation factor RimM (Essential for efficient processing of 16S rRNA) — translation MEDLLRVGVISSTHGIKGEVKVFPTTDDMNRFKKLKMVTLDTGKEQKELEIENVKFFKQFVILKFKGIDNINDIEKYKGKDLLISRENAVDLAEGEFFIFDLIGLQAEEEDGNSLGELTEVLQTGANDVFVIKTKQGKEILIPYIDDCVKKIDLNEKKLVVHLIPGLVE, via the coding sequence ATGGAAGATTTATTACGAGTTGGAGTAATCTCTTCTACTCATGGTATTAAAGGAGAAGTTAAGGTATTTCCAACAACAGACGATATGAACCGTTTTAAAAAATTAAAAATGGTTACTCTTGATACTGGAAAAGAACAAAAAGAGCTAGAGATTGAGAATGTTAAATTTTTTAAGCAATTTGTCATTCTGAAATTCAAAGGCATTGATAATATAAATGATATAGAAAAATACAAAGGTAAGGATTTACTTATCTCAAGAGAAAATGCAGTAGATCTAGCAGAAGGAGAATTCTTTATCTTCGATTTGATTGGATTACAGGCAGAAGAGGAAGATGGAAATTCTCTAGGTGAATTAACCGAAGTATTACAAACAGGTGCAAATGATGTGTTTGTAATAAAAACGAAGCAAGGTAAAGAAATACTCATCCCTTATATCGATGACTGTGTGAAAAAAATAGATCTCAATGAGAAAAAATTAGTGGTACATTTAATTCCAGGACTTGTGGAATAA
- the trmD gene encoding tRNA (guanosine(37)-N1)-methyltransferase TrmD encodes MNYHVMTLFPDMIHQAMNTSIIGRAMEKGLLTINAIDIREFSEDKHRRVDDYPYGGGAGMVMAPGPVYRTYEHVMKMIDHNKEMLAQDKTMKIPEESVSERKNETRRPRVIYLTPQGKVFHQKMAEEFAKEDDLVFLCGHYEGIDERVLDQIVTDYVSIGDYILTGGELPVMVMMDAISRLIPGVLNNNASAEFESLQDNLLEYPQYTRPEVFMEQKVPDVLLSGHHANIEKWRREQSIIRTLKNRPELLEEAVLSKKEKQFLEQLRLGEDSKNV; translated from the coding sequence ATGAATTATCATGTAATGACACTTTTCCCTGACATGATTCATCAGGCGATGAACACTAGTATTATTGGTCGTGCAATGGAAAAGGGGCTACTTACAATTAATGCAATCGACATCAGAGAGTTTTCTGAGGACAAGCATCGCAGAGTAGATGATTATCCTTATGGTGGTGGCGCTGGTATGGTTATGGCACCAGGGCCTGTTTATCGAACCTATGAACATGTAATGAAGATGATTGACCATAACAAAGAGATGTTAGCTCAGGATAAAACTATGAAAATACCGGAGGAATCGGTTTCTGAGAGGAAAAATGAAACCAGACGTCCTCGTGTCATCTATTTAACACCACAAGGAAAAGTATTTCATCAGAAAATGGCAGAGGAATTTGCGAAAGAAGATGATTTAGTATTTCTATGTGGGCATTACGAAGGTATTGATGAACGGGTGTTAGATCAGATTGTAACTGATTATGTTTCCATAGGAGATTACATTCTTACCGGTGGAGAACTTCCTGTTATGGTAATGATGGATGCGATTTCAAGATTAATACCTGGGGTATTAAATAACAATGCCTCTGCTGAATTTGAATCGTTACAGGACAATTTACTGGAATATCCTCAGTATACCAGGCCGGAAGTATTTATGGAACAAAAAGTGCCTGATGTCTTGTTGTCTGGTCATCATGCAAATATCGAGAAATGGCGTAGAGAACAATCGATTATCAGAACGTTAAAGAATCGCCCAGAATTGTTAGAAGAAGCTGTTTTAAGCAAAAAAGAAAAGCAGTTTTTGGAACAATTACGATTGGGAGAAGATTCAAAGAATGTGTAA
- the lepB gene encoding signal peptidase I produces the protein MMKYDFDRDIKRKKRKKLYIRIIIWMVEIVAVIALAYAIINVALEKTTMLGESMEITLQDEDKIVINKLAYKFRDPKRYDIIVFKQSGNEHSYYNIKRVIGLPGERVKILDGVVYVNGEALEEPMVVDPIRIPGLADEEFTLDEDEFFVLGDNRNNSEDSRFANIGNVVKDDIIGKAWIRLNPFGIVNKINMYSKSVEENVEGEGKTSGE, from the coding sequence ATGATGAAATATGATTTTGATAGGGATATCAAACGCAAAAAGCGTAAAAAATTATATATAAGAATCATAATTTGGATGGTTGAGATAGTAGCAGTGATTGCTCTTGCATATGCAATCATTAATGTTGCACTTGAGAAGACAACGATGCTTGGGGAATCAATGGAAATTACCTTGCAGGATGAGGATAAGATTGTTATAAATAAATTAGCATATAAGTTTCGTGATCCAAAGAGATACGATATTATTGTATTTAAGCAAAGTGGCAATGAGCATAGTTACTATAATATAAAACGTGTGATTGGTTTGCCAGGAGAGCGAGTAAAGATTTTAGATGGCGTAGTTTATGTGAATGGTGAAGCTTTAGAGGAACCGATGGTAGTTGATCCTATAAGAATACCAGGCCTTGCAGACGAAGAGTTTACCTTAGATGAGGATGAATTTTTTGTACTTGGTGATAATCGAAATAATAGTGAAGACAGCCGTTTCGCGAATATCGGTAATGTAGTAAAAGATGATATTATTGGTAAGGCATGGATTCGGTTAAATCCATTCGGCATTGTTAATAAGATAAATATGTACTCAAAATCTGTTGAGGAGAATGTTGAGGGAGAAGGCAAAACTTCAGGGGAGTAG
- the ylqF gene encoding ribosome biogenesis GTPase YlqF gives MHFQWYPGHMTKAKRQMQEDIKLIDVVIELVDARIPYSSKNPDIDDLAKNKSRIILLNKYDLADQKMTDAWKSYYEKKGWFVALVNSRNGSGVKNVHEVIKQACQEKIERDRKRGILNRPIRAMIVGIPNVGKSTFINSFAGKACTKTGNKPGVTKGKQWIKLNKNVELLDTPGILWPKFEDQVVGMRIAFIGSINDDILNPRDLCYELIEYLHRVYPGVLGEKYGMEEVDSNIENLDLIAKKRACLLKGGELDLVKAANFVLDDFRNGRIARITLEHPSERMEVNEEEKKD, from the coding sequence ATGCATTTTCAGTGGTACCCAGGACATATGACGAAAGCAAAACGTCAGATGCAAGAAGATATAAAATTAATAGATGTTGTAATAGAACTGGTGGATGCCAGAATCCCATATAGCAGTAAAAATCCAGATATTGATGATTTAGCAAAAAATAAATCAAGAATTATCTTGTTAAATAAATATGATTTAGCAGATCAGAAAATGACCGATGCTTGGAAATCATATTATGAGAAAAAAGGTTGGTTTGTTGCTCTTGTTAATTCCAGAAACGGTAGCGGTGTTAAGAATGTACATGAGGTGATTAAGCAGGCTTGCCAGGAGAAAATAGAACGAGACCGTAAGCGTGGAATCTTAAATCGTCCAATTCGTGCGATGATTGTAGGAATACCGAATGTAGGTAAGTCAACTTTTATTAATAGTTTTGCTGGAAAAGCCTGTACAAAAACAGGGAATAAACCAGGTGTTACAAAAGGAAAGCAATGGATTAAATTAAACAAAAATGTTGAACTATTAGATACTCCAGGTATTCTCTGGCCGAAGTTTGAAGATCAAGTAGTTGGTATGAGAATAGCCTTTATCGGTTCCATCAATGATGATATCCTAAATCCAAGAGATTTATGTTACGAGCTTATCGAATACCTTCATCGTGTATACCCAGGTGTCTTAGGTGAGAAATATGGCATGGAAGAGGTGGATAGTAACATAGAGAATCTCGATCTAATTGCCAAGAAACGCGCCTGTTTATTAAAGGGTGGAGAGCTTGACTTAGTAAAGGCTGCTAATTTTGTATTAGATGATTTTAGAAATGGACGTATTGCCCGTATAACGCTGGAACATCCAAGTGAACGTATGGAAGTTAACGAAGAAGAAAAGAAGGATTGA